One genomic region from Anaerolineae bacterium encodes:
- a CDS encoding PIN domain-containing protein, whose translation RFLQYGIKPLDALHLALAETGRVDYFCTCDDRLRKQVQRIEDLAVRVVSPIELIQEIET comes from the coding sequence GCGGTTTTTGCAGTATGGTATCAAGCCTCTGGATGCACTTCATCTGGCATTAGCAGAAACAGGAAGAGTGGATTACTTTTGCACCTGTGATGACCGACTGAGGAAGCAGGTACAGCGCATAGAGGATTTAGCCGTCAGGGTGGTTTCTCCTATTGAGTTGATTCAGGAGATTGAAACATGA